Proteins found in one Triticum urartu cultivar G1812 chromosome 4, Tu2.1, whole genome shotgun sequence genomic segment:
- the LOC125551753 gene encoding COP1-interacting protein 7-like isoform X1 yields the protein MEGRVAGDVELDSAVFQVSLTKNRYEAIACNGESAESVASGPFDQLVLHLEDAKNFQSRSSSGSFKLLLAGDAKGSTWFTKSTLERFLHIINSPDASKTANGILQEMSQLEETRKFHDYLQSKEQQNLMGGALTGGLSSTVGKPQQGNIGPNSSVATKNELLRALDLRLSALKEEILVLLSRAVGSKLLNKEVSDLSGFVQHFGTSEFSWLVRCLLLIRDCQPSVLPPHQASTAERKDDALETRDISSQTNIQRPITSNVSPAKLAQVERKMSMESDDSSESTDEDEAVVERSRPLMRSASPRRSASPMRRVQIGRSGSRRSMPIAIKSLSYFPPSQRVALDKDDESSCNGETDQPPRRSDNNVRRMSVQDAISLFEKKQKGENLDSESKKAGLVATKSVLRRWSSGMGDSLNSNTSGEKTSDSTSQSKSNNMASDAEKNEAELQAETDAAPNSVVAPEAGSYDADGHGITVSDMENVVSSHTNISAEQTHSGQESNSDRAMASAEWNRQKEAELNQMLMKMMEVMPGKFAGANVTATGLISASEKKGGLQREKRDTKVRTEKGVTRPAKETSTKLLKESVGQNRAAVTPKTSIITEKRNSPIPQRARRNSSPPVLPKEVISKTPAKKSSPKPSPAPATRSSWSGSLTKATSSTAQKTKNSPGAVSTSTPTSRRRTATASLAPQPISKVEKPLPAVKNKKEPVTATKPAIKGQEDKKTRTATKPSRVAKSSPASEEKSSAMTKSGMYNKVPKKSSVVPVEPKPVKKATGISQGVGSGAVKSKVPQLGDSSKGSGIVTRAEDKEQSPVTTEPTTKVPEADLAQPAHDVDENLEISIDNDLHVEKTENPGSSLSAAEMGPSDQVEPSVVEVKPLDEDMDISSAAWVEVDHQEVTDVGESVTGEDVTSPAIEPLPSSSPRIRHSLSQMLQADSNEPEIIEWGNAENPPAIVFHKDSPKGFKRLLKFARKNKGDNNTNGLASPSVVSDGEDEQEESGAGDGVNSSRRTFDGSKTNSILSAQSTASSFNATGSDRLRDRPGAAPSTKAASRSFFSLSNFRSSKTNESKLR from the exons ATGGAGGGGAGAGTTGCTGGCGACGTGGAGCTTGATTCTGCAGTGTTCCAAGTGTCATTGACCAAGAACAG GTATGAGGCAATTGCTTGTAATGGAGAGAGTGCCGAATCAGTAGCATCTGGTCCTTTCGACCAACTAGTCCTGCACTTGGAAGATGCCAAAAATTTCCAATCACGTTCATCAAGTGGCTCTTTTAAGCTGTTATTGGCTGGGGATGCAAAAGGCTCTACCTGGTTCACAAAATCCACCTTAGAGAG ATTTCTACATATCATAAATTCGCCTGATGCATCCAAAACGGCGAATGGGATTTTACAGGAAATGTCTCAGCTGGAGGAAACTAGAAAGTTTCATGATTATCTACAGTCCAAG GAACAACAAAATCTTATGGGTGGTGCTTTGACAG GTGGTCTCTCCAGCACCGTTGGCAAACCACAGCAG GGAAATATTGGCCCAAACTCCTCAGTGGCTACAAA GAACGAGTTACTTCGAGCACTGGATTTGAGGCTATCAGCACTGAAAGAAGAAATCTTGGTATTATTGAGTCGAGCAGTTGGCTCTAAGTTGTTGAATAAAGAAGTATCAGATTTGTCTGGTTTTGTTCAGCATTTTGGGACATCAGAGTTTAG TTGGTTGGTGAGGTGCCTACTGTTGATCCGGGATTGCCAGCCCTCTGTGCTACCCCCACACCAAGCTTCTACTGCTGAGAGAAAGGATGATGCACTTGAGACTCGTGATATCAGTTCCCAAACCAATATCCAAAGGCCTATCACCAGTAATGTTTCCCCAGCAAAGCTTGCACAAGTTGAACGTAAAATGTCAATGGAAAGCGACGATTCCTCTGAGTCCACCGATGAAGATGAAGCTGTTGTTGAAAGAAGCCGCCCCCTTATGAGATCTGCTTCTCCTAGGAGGTCTGCTTCTCCAATGCGAAGGGTTCAAATTGGGAGATCAGGATCTCGTAGGTCAATGCCAATTGCCATCAAGAGCCTAAGTTACTTCCCTCCTAGCCAGAGAGTTGCTTTGGATAAAGATGATGAAAGCAGCTGCAATGGTGAAACAGACCAGCCGCCAAGGAGATCCGACAATAATGTAAGAAGAATGAGCGTGCAAGATGCGATTAGCCTTTTCGAGAAGAAGCAGAAGGGTGAGAATCTGGATTCTGAAAGTAAGAAAGCCGGCTTGGTCGCGACCAAATCTGTACTGCGTCGGTGGAGTTCAGGAATGGGTGACTCTTTGAACAGCAATACATCGGGAGAAAAGACCTCAGATTCTACCTCTCAAAGCAAATCTAACAATATGGCATCTGATGCAGAGAAGAATGAAGCTGAATTACAGGCTGAGACAGATGCAGCGCCAAACAGTGTAGTTGCACCTGAGGCAGGAAGTTACGATGCTGATGGCCATGGCATCACAGTGTCGGACATGGAAAATGTGGTCTCATCCCACACTAACATTTCTGCTGAACAAACACATTCTGGGCAGGAGTCAAACAGTGATAGGGCAATGGCCTCTGCTGAGTGGAATCGCCAGAAGGAAGCCGAACTTAATCAGATGTTAATGAAAATGATGGAGGTCATGCCTGGGAAGTTTGCAGGCGCCAATGTAACTGCTACCGGGCTCATTTCTGCAAGTGAGAAGAAAGGCGGACTTCAAAGAGAGAAGCGAGACACGAAGGTTCGAACAGAGAAAGGTGTAACGCGACCAGCAAAGGAGACGAGCACCAAGCTCTTGAAGGAATCCGTTGGGCAGAACAGAGCAGCAGTTACCCCCAAGACTAGCATCATAACAGAGAAGCGCAACTCACCTATTCCACAAAGGGCAAGGAGAAATTCATCACCTCCAGTCTTGCCAAAGGAAGTGATCTCAAAGACACCAGCAAAAAAAAGTTCCCCCAAACCATCACCTGCACCAGCTACCCGTAGTTCATGGTCAGGATCTTTGACTAAAGCAACTAGTAGTACTGCACAGAAAACTAAAAACTCTCCTGGAGCAGTTTCAACATCGACACCAACTAGCCGGAGAAGGACCGCGACAGCATCCTTGGCACCTCAGCCGATTTCAAAGGTGGAGAAACCCCTTCCAGCAGTGAAGAACAAGAAGGAACCTGTGACTGCGACAAAGCCAGCCATTAAGGGGCAGGAAGATAAGAAGACAAGGACAGCAACAAAGCCGAGCAGAGTGGCAAAAAGTTCACCTGCATCAGAAGAAAAATCAAGTGCAATGACAAAGTCAGGCATGTATAACAAGGTCCCAAAGAAAAGCAGTGTTGTACCAGTAGAACCCAAACCCGTGAAGAAAGCCACTGGGATTAGTCAAGGTGTTGGTTCTGGTGCTGTTAAGAGTAAAGTGCCGCAGCTTGGTGATTCTTCAAAGGGCAGTGGAATTGTTACCCGTGCGGAAGATAAGGAGCAATCTCCTGTGACAACCGAGCCAACTACCAAGGTACCAGAGGCTGATCTTGCTCAACCAGCACATGATGTTGATGAAAATTTAGAAATTTCGATCGATAATGACTTACATGTTGAAAAAACAGAAAACCCGGGCTCGAGTTTAAGCGCAGCCGAAATGGGCCCCAGTGACCAGGTTGAGCCCTCTGTCGTTGAGGTCAAACCTCTTGACGAGGACATGGACATCTCATCAGCTGCCTGGGTTGAAGTGGATCATCAAGAAGTTACTGATGTGGGTGAAAGCGTGACAGGCGAGGATGTCACCTCGCCAGCAATTGAACCATTGCCGTCATCAAGCCCAAGAATCCGTCATTCGTTGTCACAAATGTTGCAAGCAGATAGCAACGAACCAGAAATAATCGAGTGGGGAAATGCTGAAAACCCACCCGCAATAGTTTTTCATAAAGATTCTCCAAAAGGATTCAAGAGACTTCTTAAATTTGCTCGGAAAAACAAAGGAGACAACAACACTAATGGTTTGGCCAGCCCATCTGTGGTTTCTGATGGAGAGGATGAACAAGAAGAATCCGGTGCTGGTGACGGTGTAAATTCCAGCAGGAGAACTTTTGATGGTTCCAAGACTAATAGCATCTTATCAG CTCAATCAACGGCCAGCAGCTTCAATGCCACAGGCTCGGATAGGCTACGGGACAGGCCTGGAGCTGCACCGTCAACTAAAG CAGCATCAAGGTCATTCTTCTCCCTCTCAAACTTCCGGAGCAGCAAAACCAACGAGTCAAAGCTTCGATAG
- the LOC125551753 gene encoding COP1-interacting protein 7-like isoform X2 produces the protein MEGRVAGDVELDSAVFQVSLTKNRYEAIACNGESAESVASGPFDQLVLHLEDAKNFQSRSSSGSFKLLLAGDAKGSTWFTKSTLERFLHIINSPDASKTANGILQEMSQLEETRKFHDYLQSKEQQNLMGGALTGGLSSTVGKPQQGNIGPNSSVATKNELLRALDLRLSALKEEILVLLSRAVGSKLLNKEVSDLSGFVQHFGTSEFSWLVRCLLLIRDCQPSVLPPHQASTAERKDDALETRDISSQTNIQRPITSNVSPAKLAQVERKMSMESDDSSESTDEDEAVVERSRPLMRSASPRRSASPMRRVQIGRSGSRRSMPIAIKSLSYFPPSQRVALDKDDESSCNGETDQPPRRSDNNVRRMSVQDAISLFEKKQKGENLDSESKKAGLVATKSVLRRWSSGMGDSLNSNTSGEKTSDSTSQSKSNNMASDAEKNEAELQAETDAAPNSVVAPEAGSYDADGHGITVSDMENVVSSHTNISAEQTHSGQESNSDRAMASAEWNRQKEAELNQMLMKMMEVMPGKFAGANVTATGLISASEKKGGLQREKRDTKVRTEKGVTRPAKETSTKLLKESVGQNRAAVTPKTSIITEKRNSPIPQRARRNSSPPVLPKEVISKTPAKKSSPKPSPAPATRSSWSGSLTKATSSTAQKTKNSPGAVSTSTPTSRRRTATASLAPQPISKVEKPLPAVKNKKEPVTATKPAIKGQEDKKTRTATKPSRVAKSSPASEEKSSAMTKSGMYNKVPKKSSVVPVEPKPVKKATGISQGVGSGAVKSKVPQLGDSSKGSGIVTRAEDKEQSPVTTEPTTKVPEADLAQPAHDVDENLEISIDNDLHVEKTENPGSSLSAAEMGPSDQVEPSVVEVKPLDEDMDISSAAWVEVDHQEVTDVGESVTGEDVTSPAIEPLPSSSPRIRHSLSQMLQADSNEPEIIEWGNAENPPAIVFHKDSPKGFKRLLKFARKNKGDNNTNGLASPSVVSDGEDEQEESGAGDGVNSSRRTFDGSKTNSILSAQSTASSFNATGSDRLRDRPGAAPSTKASRSFFSLSNFRSSKTNESKLR, from the exons ATGGAGGGGAGAGTTGCTGGCGACGTGGAGCTTGATTCTGCAGTGTTCCAAGTGTCATTGACCAAGAACAG GTATGAGGCAATTGCTTGTAATGGAGAGAGTGCCGAATCAGTAGCATCTGGTCCTTTCGACCAACTAGTCCTGCACTTGGAAGATGCCAAAAATTTCCAATCACGTTCATCAAGTGGCTCTTTTAAGCTGTTATTGGCTGGGGATGCAAAAGGCTCTACCTGGTTCACAAAATCCACCTTAGAGAG ATTTCTACATATCATAAATTCGCCTGATGCATCCAAAACGGCGAATGGGATTTTACAGGAAATGTCTCAGCTGGAGGAAACTAGAAAGTTTCATGATTATCTACAGTCCAAG GAACAACAAAATCTTATGGGTGGTGCTTTGACAG GTGGTCTCTCCAGCACCGTTGGCAAACCACAGCAG GGAAATATTGGCCCAAACTCCTCAGTGGCTACAAA GAACGAGTTACTTCGAGCACTGGATTTGAGGCTATCAGCACTGAAAGAAGAAATCTTGGTATTATTGAGTCGAGCAGTTGGCTCTAAGTTGTTGAATAAAGAAGTATCAGATTTGTCTGGTTTTGTTCAGCATTTTGGGACATCAGAGTTTAG TTGGTTGGTGAGGTGCCTACTGTTGATCCGGGATTGCCAGCCCTCTGTGCTACCCCCACACCAAGCTTCTACTGCTGAGAGAAAGGATGATGCACTTGAGACTCGTGATATCAGTTCCCAAACCAATATCCAAAGGCCTATCACCAGTAATGTTTCCCCAGCAAAGCTTGCACAAGTTGAACGTAAAATGTCAATGGAAAGCGACGATTCCTCTGAGTCCACCGATGAAGATGAAGCTGTTGTTGAAAGAAGCCGCCCCCTTATGAGATCTGCTTCTCCTAGGAGGTCTGCTTCTCCAATGCGAAGGGTTCAAATTGGGAGATCAGGATCTCGTAGGTCAATGCCAATTGCCATCAAGAGCCTAAGTTACTTCCCTCCTAGCCAGAGAGTTGCTTTGGATAAAGATGATGAAAGCAGCTGCAATGGTGAAACAGACCAGCCGCCAAGGAGATCCGACAATAATGTAAGAAGAATGAGCGTGCAAGATGCGATTAGCCTTTTCGAGAAGAAGCAGAAGGGTGAGAATCTGGATTCTGAAAGTAAGAAAGCCGGCTTGGTCGCGACCAAATCTGTACTGCGTCGGTGGAGTTCAGGAATGGGTGACTCTTTGAACAGCAATACATCGGGAGAAAAGACCTCAGATTCTACCTCTCAAAGCAAATCTAACAATATGGCATCTGATGCAGAGAAGAATGAAGCTGAATTACAGGCTGAGACAGATGCAGCGCCAAACAGTGTAGTTGCACCTGAGGCAGGAAGTTACGATGCTGATGGCCATGGCATCACAGTGTCGGACATGGAAAATGTGGTCTCATCCCACACTAACATTTCTGCTGAACAAACACATTCTGGGCAGGAGTCAAACAGTGATAGGGCAATGGCCTCTGCTGAGTGGAATCGCCAGAAGGAAGCCGAACTTAATCAGATGTTAATGAAAATGATGGAGGTCATGCCTGGGAAGTTTGCAGGCGCCAATGTAACTGCTACCGGGCTCATTTCTGCAAGTGAGAAGAAAGGCGGACTTCAAAGAGAGAAGCGAGACACGAAGGTTCGAACAGAGAAAGGTGTAACGCGACCAGCAAAGGAGACGAGCACCAAGCTCTTGAAGGAATCCGTTGGGCAGAACAGAGCAGCAGTTACCCCCAAGACTAGCATCATAACAGAGAAGCGCAACTCACCTATTCCACAAAGGGCAAGGAGAAATTCATCACCTCCAGTCTTGCCAAAGGAAGTGATCTCAAAGACACCAGCAAAAAAAAGTTCCCCCAAACCATCACCTGCACCAGCTACCCGTAGTTCATGGTCAGGATCTTTGACTAAAGCAACTAGTAGTACTGCACAGAAAACTAAAAACTCTCCTGGAGCAGTTTCAACATCGACACCAACTAGCCGGAGAAGGACCGCGACAGCATCCTTGGCACCTCAGCCGATTTCAAAGGTGGAGAAACCCCTTCCAGCAGTGAAGAACAAGAAGGAACCTGTGACTGCGACAAAGCCAGCCATTAAGGGGCAGGAAGATAAGAAGACAAGGACAGCAACAAAGCCGAGCAGAGTGGCAAAAAGTTCACCTGCATCAGAAGAAAAATCAAGTGCAATGACAAAGTCAGGCATGTATAACAAGGTCCCAAAGAAAAGCAGTGTTGTACCAGTAGAACCCAAACCCGTGAAGAAAGCCACTGGGATTAGTCAAGGTGTTGGTTCTGGTGCTGTTAAGAGTAAAGTGCCGCAGCTTGGTGATTCTTCAAAGGGCAGTGGAATTGTTACCCGTGCGGAAGATAAGGAGCAATCTCCTGTGACAACCGAGCCAACTACCAAGGTACCAGAGGCTGATCTTGCTCAACCAGCACATGATGTTGATGAAAATTTAGAAATTTCGATCGATAATGACTTACATGTTGAAAAAACAGAAAACCCGGGCTCGAGTTTAAGCGCAGCCGAAATGGGCCCCAGTGACCAGGTTGAGCCCTCTGTCGTTGAGGTCAAACCTCTTGACGAGGACATGGACATCTCATCAGCTGCCTGGGTTGAAGTGGATCATCAAGAAGTTACTGATGTGGGTGAAAGCGTGACAGGCGAGGATGTCACCTCGCCAGCAATTGAACCATTGCCGTCATCAAGCCCAAGAATCCGTCATTCGTTGTCACAAATGTTGCAAGCAGATAGCAACGAACCAGAAATAATCGAGTGGGGAAATGCTGAAAACCCACCCGCAATAGTTTTTCATAAAGATTCTCCAAAAGGATTCAAGAGACTTCTTAAATTTGCTCGGAAAAACAAAGGAGACAACAACACTAATGGTTTGGCCAGCCCATCTGTGGTTTCTGATGGAGAGGATGAACAAGAAGAATCCGGTGCTGGTGACGGTGTAAATTCCAGCAGGAGAACTTTTGATGGTTCCAAGACTAATAGCATCTTATCAG CTCAATCAACGGCCAGCAGCTTCAATGCCACAGGCTCGGATAGGCTACGGGACAGGCCTGGAGCTGCACCGTCAACTAAAG CATCAAGGTCATTCTTCTCCCTCTCAAACTTCCGGAGCAGCAAAACCAACGAGTCAAAGCTTCGATAG
- the LOC125551753 gene encoding COP1-interacting protein 7-like isoform X3, whose protein sequence is MEGRVAGDVELDSAVFQVSLTKNRYEAIACNGESAESVASGPFDQLVLHLEDAKNFQSRSSSGSFKLLLAGDAKGSTWFTKSTLERFLHIINSPDASKTANGILQEMSQLEETRKFHDYLQSKEQQNLMGGALTGGLSSTVGKPQQGNIGPNSSVATKNELLRALDLRLSALKEEILVLLSRAVGSKLLNKEVSDLSGFVQHFGTSEFSWLVRCLLLIRDCQPSVLPPHQASTAERKDDALETRDISSQTNIQRPITSNVSPAKLAQVERKMSMESDDSSESTDEDEAVVERSRPLMRSASPRRSASPMRRVQIGRSGSRRSMPIAIKSLSYFPPSQRVALDKDDESSCNGETDQPPRRSDNNVRRMSVQDAISLFEKKQKGENLDSESKKAGLVATKSVLRRWSSGMGDSLNSNTSGEKTSDSTSQSKSNNMASDAEKNEAELQAETDAAPNSVVAPEAGSYDADGHGITVSDMENVVSSHTNISAEQTHSGQESNSDRAMASAEWNRQKEAELNQMLMKMMEVMPGKFAGANVTATGLISASEKKGGLQREKRDTKVRTEKGVTRPAKETSTKLLKESVGQNRAAVTPKTSIITEKRNSPIPQRARRNSSPPVLPKEVISKTPAKKSSPKPSPAPATRSSWSGSLTKATSSTAQKTKNSPGAVSTSTPTSRRRTATASLAPQPISKVEKPLPAVKNKKEPVTATKPAIKGQEDKKTRTATKPSRVAKSSPASEEKSSAMTKSGMYNKVPKKSSVVPVEPKPVKKATGISQGVGSGAVKSKVPQLGDSSKGSGIVTRAEDKEQSPVTTEPTTKVPEADLAQPAHDVDENLEISIDNDLHVEKTENPGSSLSAAEMGPSDQVEPSVVEVKPLDEDMDISSAAWVEVDHQEVTDVGESVTGEDVTSPAIEPLPSSSPRIRHSLSQMLQADSNEPEIIEWGNAENPPAIVFHKDSPKGFKRLLKFARKNKGDNNTNGLASPSVVSDGEDEQEESGAGDGVNSSRRTFDGSKTNSILSGLPCRI, encoded by the exons ATGGAGGGGAGAGTTGCTGGCGACGTGGAGCTTGATTCTGCAGTGTTCCAAGTGTCATTGACCAAGAACAG GTATGAGGCAATTGCTTGTAATGGAGAGAGTGCCGAATCAGTAGCATCTGGTCCTTTCGACCAACTAGTCCTGCACTTGGAAGATGCCAAAAATTTCCAATCACGTTCATCAAGTGGCTCTTTTAAGCTGTTATTGGCTGGGGATGCAAAAGGCTCTACCTGGTTCACAAAATCCACCTTAGAGAG ATTTCTACATATCATAAATTCGCCTGATGCATCCAAAACGGCGAATGGGATTTTACAGGAAATGTCTCAGCTGGAGGAAACTAGAAAGTTTCATGATTATCTACAGTCCAAG GAACAACAAAATCTTATGGGTGGTGCTTTGACAG GTGGTCTCTCCAGCACCGTTGGCAAACCACAGCAG GGAAATATTGGCCCAAACTCCTCAGTGGCTACAAA GAACGAGTTACTTCGAGCACTGGATTTGAGGCTATCAGCACTGAAAGAAGAAATCTTGGTATTATTGAGTCGAGCAGTTGGCTCTAAGTTGTTGAATAAAGAAGTATCAGATTTGTCTGGTTTTGTTCAGCATTTTGGGACATCAGAGTTTAG TTGGTTGGTGAGGTGCCTACTGTTGATCCGGGATTGCCAGCCCTCTGTGCTACCCCCACACCAAGCTTCTACTGCTGAGAGAAAGGATGATGCACTTGAGACTCGTGATATCAGTTCCCAAACCAATATCCAAAGGCCTATCACCAGTAATGTTTCCCCAGCAAAGCTTGCACAAGTTGAACGTAAAATGTCAATGGAAAGCGACGATTCCTCTGAGTCCACCGATGAAGATGAAGCTGTTGTTGAAAGAAGCCGCCCCCTTATGAGATCTGCTTCTCCTAGGAGGTCTGCTTCTCCAATGCGAAGGGTTCAAATTGGGAGATCAGGATCTCGTAGGTCAATGCCAATTGCCATCAAGAGCCTAAGTTACTTCCCTCCTAGCCAGAGAGTTGCTTTGGATAAAGATGATGAAAGCAGCTGCAATGGTGAAACAGACCAGCCGCCAAGGAGATCCGACAATAATGTAAGAAGAATGAGCGTGCAAGATGCGATTAGCCTTTTCGAGAAGAAGCAGAAGGGTGAGAATCTGGATTCTGAAAGTAAGAAAGCCGGCTTGGTCGCGACCAAATCTGTACTGCGTCGGTGGAGTTCAGGAATGGGTGACTCTTTGAACAGCAATACATCGGGAGAAAAGACCTCAGATTCTACCTCTCAAAGCAAATCTAACAATATGGCATCTGATGCAGAGAAGAATGAAGCTGAATTACAGGCTGAGACAGATGCAGCGCCAAACAGTGTAGTTGCACCTGAGGCAGGAAGTTACGATGCTGATGGCCATGGCATCACAGTGTCGGACATGGAAAATGTGGTCTCATCCCACACTAACATTTCTGCTGAACAAACACATTCTGGGCAGGAGTCAAACAGTGATAGGGCAATGGCCTCTGCTGAGTGGAATCGCCAGAAGGAAGCCGAACTTAATCAGATGTTAATGAAAATGATGGAGGTCATGCCTGGGAAGTTTGCAGGCGCCAATGTAACTGCTACCGGGCTCATTTCTGCAAGTGAGAAGAAAGGCGGACTTCAAAGAGAGAAGCGAGACACGAAGGTTCGAACAGAGAAAGGTGTAACGCGACCAGCAAAGGAGACGAGCACCAAGCTCTTGAAGGAATCCGTTGGGCAGAACAGAGCAGCAGTTACCCCCAAGACTAGCATCATAACAGAGAAGCGCAACTCACCTATTCCACAAAGGGCAAGGAGAAATTCATCACCTCCAGTCTTGCCAAAGGAAGTGATCTCAAAGACACCAGCAAAAAAAAGTTCCCCCAAACCATCACCTGCACCAGCTACCCGTAGTTCATGGTCAGGATCTTTGACTAAAGCAACTAGTAGTACTGCACAGAAAACTAAAAACTCTCCTGGAGCAGTTTCAACATCGACACCAACTAGCCGGAGAAGGACCGCGACAGCATCCTTGGCACCTCAGCCGATTTCAAAGGTGGAGAAACCCCTTCCAGCAGTGAAGAACAAGAAGGAACCTGTGACTGCGACAAAGCCAGCCATTAAGGGGCAGGAAGATAAGAAGACAAGGACAGCAACAAAGCCGAGCAGAGTGGCAAAAAGTTCACCTGCATCAGAAGAAAAATCAAGTGCAATGACAAAGTCAGGCATGTATAACAAGGTCCCAAAGAAAAGCAGTGTTGTACCAGTAGAACCCAAACCCGTGAAGAAAGCCACTGGGATTAGTCAAGGTGTTGGTTCTGGTGCTGTTAAGAGTAAAGTGCCGCAGCTTGGTGATTCTTCAAAGGGCAGTGGAATTGTTACCCGTGCGGAAGATAAGGAGCAATCTCCTGTGACAACCGAGCCAACTACCAAGGTACCAGAGGCTGATCTTGCTCAACCAGCACATGATGTTGATGAAAATTTAGAAATTTCGATCGATAATGACTTACATGTTGAAAAAACAGAAAACCCGGGCTCGAGTTTAAGCGCAGCCGAAATGGGCCCCAGTGACCAGGTTGAGCCCTCTGTCGTTGAGGTCAAACCTCTTGACGAGGACATGGACATCTCATCAGCTGCCTGGGTTGAAGTGGATCATCAAGAAGTTACTGATGTGGGTGAAAGCGTGACAGGCGAGGATGTCACCTCGCCAGCAATTGAACCATTGCCGTCATCAAGCCCAAGAATCCGTCATTCGTTGTCACAAATGTTGCAAGCAGATAGCAACGAACCAGAAATAATCGAGTGGGGAAATGCTGAAAACCCACCCGCAATAGTTTTTCATAAAGATTCTCCAAAAGGATTCAAGAGACTTCTTAAATTTGCTCGGAAAAACAAAGGAGACAACAACACTAATGGTTTGGCCAGCCCATCTGTGGTTTCTGATGGAGAGGATGAACAAGAAGAATCCGGTGCTGGTGACGGTGTAAATTCCAGCAGGAGAACTTTTGATGGTTCCAAGACTAATAGCATCTTATCAG GTCTACCTTGTCGAATCTAA